A genomic window from Candidatus Omnitrophota bacterium includes:
- a CDS encoding alpha/beta hydrolase: MGKVKLQTVKVDDIAIGYKTIGKGYPLVLIMGYGSTMDMWDSRVLTKLARRYRVIIFDNRGMGSSTASDKEFNIGLFAEDTAELLKALNIKKADVLGFSMGTNIALEFTLRYPEMVNKLILYAGDCGGKEFVQPDEKTMRQLTDTSGTPEERGKRMIGLIFPGKWLKDNPDTSKYTPKITETSRPKIIDRQTKAMTTWEGCYSRLNNLTLPVLLITGTEDVLTPPQNSLILADRIPLTQLVQIKGAGHGLMYQYPEEFLRTVLLFLQSPVKIPW; the protein is encoded by the coding sequence ATGGGAAAGGTAAAATTGCAGACTGTAAAAGTTGACGATATCGCCATTGGCTATAAAACAATAGGCAAGGGATATCCTTTGGTCTTAATCATGGGCTATGGCTCTACGATGGATATGTGGGATTCCAGAGTCCTTACTAAGCTTGCCAGGCGTTATCGGGTAATCATTTTCGATAATCGCGGAATGGGCAGCTCAACCGCTTCCGATAAAGAATTTAATATAGGTTTATTTGCCGAAGATACCGCCGAATTGCTTAAGGCCCTGAATATAAAAAAGGCCGATGTCTTAGGTTTTTCTATGGGCACTAATATCGCCCTTGAATTCACGCTGCGCTATCCTGAGATGGTCAATAAGCTGATCCTTTACGCGGGGGATTGCGGAGGAAAAGAATTCGTGCAGCCGGATGAGAAAACAATGAGGCAGTTGACGGATACCTCCGGCACGCCTGAAGAAAGAGGCAAGAGGATGATCGGTCTTATATTCCCGGGGAAATGGCTGAAAGATAATCCTGACACAAGTAAATATACTCCTAAAATAACTGAAACAAGCCGCCCCAAGATTATTGACCGCCAGACCAAGGCTATGACTACCTGGGAGGGTTGTTATAGCCGGCTTAATAATTTAACTTTGCCGGTGCTGCTTATAACTGGCACCGAAGACGTGCTTACCCCGCCGCAGAATTCATTGATTTTGGCCGATCGCATTCCTTTAACGCAGTTGGTGCAGATCAAAGGGGCCGGGCATGGATTGATGTATCAATACCCGGAAGAGTTTCTAAGAACCGTGCTTTTATTTCTTCAATCTCCGGTAAAAATACCCTGGTGA